A genomic segment from Glycine soja cultivar W05 chromosome 20, ASM419377v2, whole genome shotgun sequence encodes:
- the LOC114402571 gene encoding DNA repair protein XRCC4-like yields the protein MEEETERFSCSKLLIPKGEPIFVKATWFPTHFHLAVTDGITAWHCHPSAEEVKQRAAQWDLPVSEYLNLSERYLGLQQPGSVYAFDDAGDSHKRLSWTFEKEGMTLLWRWKCLLSPDSKKSNVEILDFLMGSNINLSDKVVTENELFEKMKVEAEKCLTQSERIANERLEFESEIYAKFLGVLNSKKSKLRVLRDKLSKQENSEKSPEEEDTDKTESFDEENDFERSDEDPQKDITSSSKEVMANKPSHPKRIRHK from the exons AGGTTCTCCTGCTCCAAGCTTCTCATTCCAAAAGGAGAACCCATTTTCGTGAAGGCCACTTGGTTTCCCACCCACTTTCACCTCGCCGTCACCGACGGCATCACCGCCTGGCACTGCCACC catCGGCGGAGGAAGTGAAGCAGCGTGCTGCTCAGTGGGACCTCCCAGTTTCAGAGTACCTGAACTTGTCTGAACGCTATTTGGGGCTTCAACAACCTGGCTCTGTCTATGCATTTGATGATGCTGGTGATAGCCATAAGAgg TTGTCATGGACGTTTGAGAAGGAAGGAATGACTCTGCTTTGGAGATGGAAATGCTTGCTGTCTCCTGATTCTAAGAAAAGTAATGTCGAAATATTGGACTTTCTCATGGGTTCAAACATAAATCTAAGT GACAAAGTTGTCACAGAAAATGAATTGTTTGAGAAGATGAAAGTGGAAGCTGAGAAGTGCTTAACCCAGAGTGAAAGAATTGCCAATGAGAGGCTGGAATTTGAATCTGAAATCTATGCAAAG tttctgGGGGTGTTAAATTCTAAAAAGTCAAAACTGAGAGTGCTTCGAGATAAGCTGTCAAAGCAAGAGAATTCTGAGAAATCTCCTGAAGAGGAAGACACAGACAAAACTGAGAGTTTTGATgaagaaaatgattttgaaagaaGTGATGAAGATCCTCAAAAGGATATTACTAGTTCTTCAAAGGAAGTTATGGCAAATAAGCCTTCTCATCCAAAAAGAATTAGACACAAATGA